The Zerene cesonia ecotype Mississippi chromosome 14, Zerene_cesonia_1.1, whole genome shotgun sequence genome window below encodes:
- the LOC119831956 gene encoding uncharacterized protein LOC119831956 has product MANEKFQTRLETIVAAKRGTFATCNFTYDGKRDCDKVDAFLAAATVYKTAEKMSDLDALQGLPLLLRGEAAEWWQAVKHGVSKWEDFSNKLRHTFVPSPPAFMIYHQITHEIQDATTTTEAFISRKRELFSLLPPPALTETQQIDLIFALIRLDIRNRMPRNSVTTFKTLLQKARVIEETLHQYVHGLQPMESTKSIAQGRKGKLRCSFCKNLGHSVEVCRKKKRAKRTVTTQIKDVAERQTQAPSPSLPKFSCFGCGAPGVFRSNCSSCKRKSPGINRESPSYCATNFWNNARSRPVVFIDVEDIKCTAYIDTSAKMNVASISLYLALEKHGCVFDEQTVDLTLDDSVEKRQNVLVCKTTVHLMERKIPTTFIVLPEAKENRTLLGVDFLQNAGIVINLPQYTWHFIDEPEEQHTLYSEEFAVFEASILKEMELPSPVSDLSIDSDESNIETVIPTPPSTPPAKMLKNTAAQSPEKIEYKLVPIDPSTPTPKKRSRLFDGYSPRFTDFMMRDAQINVHRKDVDLSPYSATLFDPNSWDFSINSINVAAHITNSQKQRLDKLTERSKDLFNTTCLQH; this is encoded by the coding sequence ATGGCAAATGAAAAGTTTCAGACACGTCTGGAAACGATTGTGGCGGCTAAACGAGGAACCTTTGCGACCTGTAACTTTACTTATGACGGGAAAAGGGACTGTGATAAAGTAGATGCTTTCCTAGCTGCAGCCACAGTATATAAAACAGCCGAGAAGATGAGTGACTTAGATGCGCTCCAAGGTCTCCCACTACTGCTTCGGGGGGAGGCGGCAGAATGGTGGCAAGCCGTTAAACATGGTGTTTCAAAATGGGAGGATTTTAGCAACAAACTGCGTCATACGTTTGTACCTAGCCCACCAGCGTTCATGATATATCACCAAATTACCCACGAAATCCAGGACGCTACTACCACCACCGAGGCATTTATCTCCAGGAAAAGGGAACTATTTTCCTTGCTCCCTCCACCAGCACTCACTGAAACACAACAGATTGATCTAATCTTTGCACTCATACGTCTGGACATAAGGAACCGCATGCCGCGAAACTCTGTAACTAcatttaaaacacttttaCAAAAAGCACGAGTAATCGAGGAAACCCTACACCAATATGTACACGGTTTACAACCCATGGAGTCTACTAAAAGTATAGCTCAAGGTCGTAAAGGCAAGCTGAGATGCAGTTTTTGCAAAAACCTAGGCCATTCAGTAGAAGTCTGCCGAAAGAAAAAACGAGCTAAGAGAACAGTTACCACCCAAATAAAAGATGTTGCAGAGCGTCAAACACAGGCACCGTCCCCGTCACTACCAAAATTCTCCTGCTTTGGTTGTGGCGCACCTGGCGTATTCAGGAGCAATTGCAGCTCGTGTAAAAGAAAGTCACCGGGTATAAATAGGGAAAGCCCCAGTTATTGCGCGACCAATTTCTGGAATAATGCACGATCACGTCCTGTAGTATTTATTGACGTCGAAGATATTAAGTGTACCGCTTATATTGACACATCTGCCAAGATGAATGTGGCATCGATCTCGCTGTACCTTGCACTAGAGAAGCATGGATGTGTTTTTGACGAACAAACAGTAGACTTGACATTAGATGACAGCGTAGAGAAGAGGCAAAATGTGTTAGTCTGCAAAACCACGGTACACTTGATGGAGAGGAAGATACCAACTACATTTATTGTGTTACCTGAAGCGAAAGAAAATCGTACTCTCCTGGGCGTGGATTTTCTTCAGAATGCAGGCATCGTTATAAACCTGCCGCAGTACACATGGCACTTTATTGATGAGCCTGAGGAGCAGCACACATTGTATTCGGAAGAGTTTGCTGTCTTTGAAGCTAGCATACTCAAAGAAATGGAGTTACCAAGTCCTGTTAGTGACCTAAGTATAGATAGCGATGAATCGAATATTGAAACAGTAATACCAACACCTCCGTCAACACCACCAGCAAAGATGCTGAAGAATACAGCAGCTCAGTCGCCTGAGAAAATAGAGTACAAACTGGTGCCCATAGATCCGAGTACTCCTACACCAAAGAAAAGGTCTCGCTTGTTTGATGGTTACTCCCCAAGGTTTACAGACTTCATGATGAGAGATGCTCAAATAAATGTCCATCGGAAAGACGTCGACTTATCTCCATATAGCGCAACTCTCTTTGATCCAAATAGCTGGGATTTTAGCATTAACTCAATCAACGTGGCGGCTCATATTACAAATTCCCAGAAACAGAGGTTAGATAAGCTAACTGAGCGAAGCAAGGATTTGTTCAACACTACCTGCCTACAACACTAA
- the LOC119831621 gene encoding solute carrier family 22 member 1-like, translating to MSEDKVQLDSVLATLGAFGRHQLITMCMLALVYATNSMYNVNYVFAVEDVNYRCRIPECDTTGSFEAPWLTPGEDMKQCHRYPPLDHCNGVNTSTSEVCTEWLYDVPDSFVAEFGLACEDWKPPLVGTVHSFGAMLGLLIQGQISDRFGRKTAAVFAGTMGAVLGITKSFATSFWVYITLEGLEAAIGDALSPMFMLSIEIVEKRRAVLFQMILLNCYTGGLIIMPFIAWAVPYWRHFLRVIYAPTLIILTYSFYLDESIRWLFSKGEKQKGIKLIEKIAKRNKVKVDKILLTKLDYIDEEKSTKYSDRKLLMKTFKSRIMMQRFLVCMVWWLTITLINYGMMISSVLIDGNKYINFALLMLMDIPANVFYWLALSKYKRKLPLIASFIVGGFFCISQPFMPKGYAWLGLLLFMAFETLATFSYNIVYMYTSELFPTYTRNSMHAICSAIGRVGSLLAPQTPLLMAYWSGLPALIFGLSSLLSGALTLFMPETASTQLPDTVLEAEAIGLKKAPPLREELKGLT from the exons ATGAGCGAGGACAAAGTCCAACTGGACTCCGTGCTGGCGACCCTGGGGGCGTTCGGGAGGCACCAGCTCATCACCATGTGCATGCTGGCGCTTGTCTACGCCACTAACTCTATGTACAATGTCAATTATGTGTTTGCTGTTGAAGATGTCAATTACAG atGCAGAATCCCAGAATGCGATACCACAGGCTCGTTCGAGGCCCCCTGGCTGACCCCGGGGGAGGACATGAAGCAATGCCATAGATACCCCCCTCTTGATCACTGCAATGGCGTGAACACCAGCACATCTGAAGTCTGCACAGAGTGGTTGTATGATGTACCGGACAGCTTCGTAGCTGAG TTTGGTCTTGCGTGTGAAGATTGGAAACCTCCCCTGGTGGGTACCGTGCACAGCTTCGGCGCGATGCTGGGGCTTTTGATACAAGGACAAATTTCTGATAg gtTTGGTCGGAAAACTGCAGCCGTGTTTGCTGGCACCATGGGAGCTGTGCTCGGCATCACTAAAAGCTTCGCGACATCATTCTGGGTGTACATCACCCTGGAAGGTCTTGAGGCGGCGATTGGTGACGCACTGTCACCTATGTTCATGTTGA GTATAGAAATAGTGGAAAAGAGACGCGCTGTGCTTTTCCAAATGATCCTGCTGAACTGCTACACAGGAGGCCTGATAATCATGCCCTTCATAGCCTGGGCGGTTCCCTACTGGCGCCATTTCCTGCGAGTCATCTACGCGCCCACCCTGATCATTCTCACCTACTCCTTCTACTTGGACGAGAGCATCCGTTGGCTCTTCAGCAAAGGCGAAAAACAGAAAGGGATCAAGCTGATAGAGAAGATCGCAAAGCGAAACAAAGTGAAGGTGGACAAGATTTTGCTAACCAAGTTGGATTACATCGACGAAGAAAAATCTACGAAATACAGCGACAGAAAGTTGCTGATGAAAACTTTCAAATCCCGAATAATGATGCAACGCTTCCTTGTGTGCATGGTGTGGTGGCTGACGATCACGTTGATAAACTACGGGATGATGATCAGCTCTGTGCTGATAGATGgaaacaaatacattaatttcgcgttattaatgttaatggATATTCCGGCGAACGTATTTTACTGGCTCGCGCTATCAAAGTACAAGAGGAAACTTCCTCTAATTGCATCCTTTATCGTCGGCGGCTTTTTCTGCATCTCGCAGCCGTTTATGCCCAAAG GGTACGCATGGCTAGGATTGCTGCTCTTCATGGCGTTCGAGACCCTGGCCACGTTCTCCTACAACATAGTGTACATGTACACTTCGGAGCTGTTCCCCACCTACACCCGCAACTCCATGCACGCTATCTGCTCTGCTATTGGCCGCGTCGGCTCTTTGTTGGCGCCGCAGACACCGCTGCTT atgGCCTACTGGTCTGGACTCCCAGCGTTAATATTCGGGCTATCTTCTCTCCTGTCTGGAGCTCTGACCCTCTTCATGCCAGAAACTGCCAGCACACAACTTCCAGACACTGTGCTGGAAGCAGAGGCGATTGGCTTGAAGAAAGCTCCGCCTCTGAGGGAAGAACTTAAGGGTCTTACTTAA